The sequence GCGCGCGGACCTCAAGCTGTGGTGGACACTCCCCGCTCCGCCACGGCGCAGGAGCTTGGAAACCGCCTCCTGCACACTCCGAGCGTTAGCGTGAATGGCCCATGGCATATGGCTTGCCAACGGGCTGCGCATGCCTCATCGAAAGCTCCCTCCCCCAGGGCTGGCCACCGCGCGAGACGCGTGCGCGCTGCTGTGGCTCCTCCCCTTCCTTTTCTGCCTGGGCTGCTCCGGCAACATCGGGCCCGCGGGACACACTCCGAATGGCGGGGATGCCGGCTGCGTCGAGCCCCCGCCCGCGGATGGCTCCGACGCGGGCGTGCCGGCAGACGTGCTCATCCCCAGCCGCCTGCTGCGGCGCAGCGCGCTGGCGCTGAGAGGCGAGCCTCCGACGGATGAGGAGTACGCCGCGCTGGAGGCCGCCGGGAGCGAGGCGGCGCAGCGCGCCTACGTCTCCGCCTTCGTGGACCGGACGATCCAGGAGCCCACCTTCTACCGGACGCTGTTCGAGACGGCGCGCGACTGGTTCAACATCCCGCCCGTGGGGCCAACGGCGGATCCGCCGGAGTATGGCCTGCAGCAGCAGCGCTCCATCGTCCGGTGCCCCGAGGGCACGCCGAAGGCGGGAGCGTGGAAGTACTTCCGCGACGACAAGGATGCCTGTCAGGGCCTGAAGCCGGATGGCACGCCCGCGGAGGAGCGCTCCCTTGAAGCGTGGTGGGCCCCGGGCGCCACGACGAGGCTGGTGGGCTTCGCGGCGAGCGTGTCGCCCACGGGGCAGAGCTACGACGCGAGCGGATTCCCGGTGACGGTGAACTGCGCCACCGCGGGCCCCGTCGCGAACTGTGGCTGCGGGCCCGCCGCCGCGCGCTGCCACGCCGACACGGGGAGCTATCCGGGCTGGGAGGACTACGGGCTTCACAGTCCACAAGGGCAGCGGCGACTCGTCGCCGAGGAGCCCGCCCGACTGTTCGCGCACCTCGGCTGGCACGACCGGCCGATGACGGACCTCATCCTCGGCAACTACTCCGTGGGCCCCACGCGCCTGCAGGCCGCCTACGTCATGCAGGGCCTCGCCGGCGAGTTGACGTACCTGCTGGAGGACGACTCCTGGTGGAGACCGTCGCGCTTCGCCAGCGCACCGGTCGACCCCGACCACCGCCAGGGCGACCCCACGGCCTGGCGCGAGTACTCCGTGCCGGCCCGCAACCCCTTCTTCCTGGAGGAGCGGGACTACCGGTACGACCCGCGCACGCAGTCCACGGCCATGAAGGGCATCCCCGCCGCGGGCATGCTTACCAGCCTCGGCTTCCTCAGCGCCTACCCCCGTGAGCGCGTGCGCGGCGCGCGGGCGCTGGAGATGCTGGCCTGCGAGGAGCTCTCCCCGCCGCAGGGGCAGGAGTTCAACGAGTACAAGCGGGACCCGGGCACGGAGGGGACCTGCCAGCACTGCCACCGACGGTTGGACCCCGCGGCCATCCACTTCAAGCGCTTCGCGAAGGTGGGGCACGGCTTCGAGGGCCACGGCGCGACCTACCCGATGCCGGGTGTGGGCAAGGTGTGGCACTGGCCCGCGCGGTGGCGCACCGGCGAGTACCCCTATCACTCGGACCCGTTCAGCCACTGGAACCGCTGGTACATGCCGGACACGCTGCTGACCCCCGTCACGCAGGCCCAGGCCGACGCGAATCCGGAGGCCGTCTTCATCGACTTCCTCCCGGCGGAGCACACCCTGCTGGGCCAGACGAGTGACGGGACGGTGGGGCCGCTGGGTTTCGCCAAGCTCATCGTCGCCTCGGGCTCGTTCGACCGGTGTGTCGTGCGGCACCTGCACGCGCAGGTGATGGGGCGGGACATCGACCCGGCGAAGGAGGCGGGCTACCTGGAGGACCAGGTGGCGCGCTTCATCTCCGGAGGCCGCAAGGTCCGCCCTTACGTCAAGTCACTCACGCAGTCCGACCTCTTCCAGAGGGGGCGCTGACATGAACCGCTATGCATGGCTCCTCGTACTCCCCTGGATGGCCGCCTGTAGCTCGGAGGTGACGCCGTCCACATCCCGCTCCCAGACGCAGTCGGCGTGCGGCACGCCGGCGACCTCGGAGACCCTGCGCGTCATGGAGGGCCTCAAGCCGCACTGCGAGGGCTGCCATGCGCAGGGTGCGCGCGGCTACTTCGCCTCGGTGGAGGCCTTCCAGGGCCTGCTCGTCGCGGATGCGCGGCTGGTGAAGGCCGGCGACCCCGACGGAAGCGAGCTGCTGCGGCTGCTGGAGGGCCGGGGAACCGGCTCCTTCAAGCAGATGCCCATCGGCCAGAAGACCTACGGGCAGCTCGTCTCGGAGGGCACCGCGAAGCTCACCGTGGAGGCGGTGCGAGCCTGGATTCAAGGGCTCGGCACGCAGCAGCGCGATGCCCGGCCGGACCGCGACGCCCCGCGCATCACCCGCATGAGCGCGGACCAGATGCAGCGCGCGCTCTACCAGCAGCTCGGGCTGGGGTACGACGACTTCTTCGTCAATGCGAAGGAGTTCGGCTTCGACATGGCGGAGTCCCGGGGCGAGGAGTACCTCCCGCTCCAGTCGCCGGACGCCATCCCCGCTCCCCGGCAGTACATCAGCGGCGAGCGCTTCCATGGGCTGGGGGGAGGCTCGGTGATGAATCAGGTCTCCGCGGACCGGACCCCTTCGCCCACGCTGGCCCTGACGCTGACGCAGGTCTCCCAGCGCTGGTGCCGCAGGGCCCTGGCCCGGCAGGACAACACGGCGCTGTTCCCGAACGGCGCGGCGCGCACGGCGGACCCGGCCGACGTCAAGGCCACGCTGAAGCGCTGGTCGCTCCACTTCCTGGGAGAGCGCTTCACCGACGCGCAGGTGGACGAGCTGTACACGGACGTCTTCGTGCCGCTCGCGACGCCGACTGACACCGAGCCCGCCTACGTGGGGGCCTGCTCGTACTTCATCCGCCACCCCCACTGGATCTTCTACTGAGGCCCGCCATGAAGCTCTCTCGTCGCAATCTCTTTCAAGCGGCCTTCGGGGCCGCGCACGTCGGGCTGATGGCGCGGTATGGCCTGCCGTCGGCGATGGCGCAGTCGGCGTCGGGCCGGCCCACGAAGATGCTGGCCATCTGGCTGGTGGGCGGACTCCATTGGGAGTCCTTCTTCGCGCCGATGACCCGCGCGGGCATCCAGAAGTTCATCCCTCCCGCGCAGGGAGGCAACTACGCCTACGGGTACAACCCGGAGCAGGTGGAGCACCTGGACCGCTCTCCGGTGGACCTGATGTCCCCCGGGCCCGTGCGCAAGCTGCGCGTGCCCGTCTACTGGAACTGGGCCAATCCCTCGGACAGGAACGGGAACAACCCCGTCGTCGGCAACGCCCAGGTCTACCGCCCGGAGGGATACGTGTGGGCCAACCCGGCCTACAAGCTCTACGAGAAGGCGGTGCTGCTGGTGGGCGCGGACCAGGGGACGGCGGCGCACGCGAGCGGCCTCATCGCGAGCATGTCCGGTGTCGCCGGCTCCACCTTCCGGGCTCCGTCGGTGCAGGCCGTCGTGGCCAACGCGATGGCGTCACGCTTCCCGGACCGGCCCCTGCCCAATGTCGCCCTGGGTGGGCCGCTGCCGATGGCGCTCGGGCTGCCCGCGCTGGCGAACCCGACGCTGCTCTCCTCCAGTGCGAGCGTGGAGCCCACGCTCTCCGACCGGCGAGACGGCACGTGGCACGGCCTGCGCGCGCGCAAGGACGAGCCGGCCCTCGCCTTCGATGGCACGCCCATGTCCGGCGCGGTGCCCGCGACAGCGGTGGACTCGGCCCTGCTCAAGGCGGTGCGCCGCGAGCGAGGCACCTCCAGCGCCGGAACGGACGGGTACCTGGAGCAGCTCTACGACACGTACAAGGGCGCCAGTCGCACGATTCGCCGGGACATGCTGTCGGTGCTGGAGAAGACGCCCGCCTGGGAGAAGCTCAAGGCCGACCCCGCGTATCCCGAGGACTGGATGGCCTGCACCGGCTATGCGGATGCCTGCGGCACGATGCCGTCGATGGGGGACTATGCGTTCGCGCTCCAGTTGCTGAAGTCCGACCTGGTGTCGACCGTCAACCTGCGGGCAACAAGCATCGAGGGTTTCACCTTCGACTCCCACTTCGTCAACGGCCAGATCGTGCATGCGCAGTACCTGCGCATCGCCCTGGAGATGGTGGGGCGCATGTGCCTGGAGATGAGCCTGACGCCGAGCCGCTCGGATCCGTCGCGTTCGCTGCTGGATGAGACGCTCGTGTACGTCTACAGCGACTTCGGGCGGACGTTCCCCAAGGTGGGCAGCGACCACCACCCCGCGACGTGTGCCCTCCTGGTGGGAGGCGGCATCCAGGGGAACCAGATGATCGGCGGCTACGACGAGAGGATGGACGGCTCGCCCATGGGCATTCCGGTGAGGCTCGTCGAGGAGTCCGGGGACATCACGACGCGGACGCCGACCTCGCAGGACGTCGCGGCGACGGTGCTCCGCGCCTATGGGCTCGTGCCCGGAAAGGACTTCTTCATCCCGGGCGGCTACGGCGTCTTCGACGGCGTCGTGAGGAGCTGAGTCAGTACCGCGGTGCCCCCCCAACAGGACTGGACACAGATGCCCTCCCCCTCGCTCGTTCGAAGCCTTGTCCTCGGTGTGTTGATTCTGGGCTCCGCCGGCTGTTCCGGCGGTTCCACTTCGTCCAATGACGGCGGAGTCGTCGCGGAATCTGATGCGGGAACCGACGCCGGTGTCGATGCAGGTGCCGACGCCGGTGCCAGCGCCTGCGCTCCGAGGCCCGCGCCGCCCGCCGCGCCCACGCAGCTCGTCGCGGCGAGCGTCTCCCCCTTCGAAGTCTCCCTGACGTGGGCGCCGTCGACGACCGGCTCGGTCAAGCGCTACCGCGTGTTGCTGGGGGCGGGGCAGGTCGGACAGGTCGAGCGGCCGGCCTTCGCCCACCGCCCGGTCGTCCCGGGCGAGACGTACACGTACACCGTCACGGCGCTCACCGACGAAGGGGGAGAGAGTCCTCCGTCCAATCCGGTGACGGTGACGATTCCGAACCCACCCCCCGATGCGCTCTCCGCGTTGGAGCCGGGGCACTGGTACGCGTTCCCGAATTCGAACCTGCGGGCCGCGGCCCTCTCCCCCGAGCTGCATCCGTGGCTCGGCTGGGGCGAGGGCATCAGCGGAATCATGAACGACTGGTCGAGTGGTGCCCTCGACACCCAACGCGACCGGCTCTACATCACCGGCGGCGGGCACAACGGTTACTTCGGCAACGAAGTCTACGGCTTCGATCTGCGGACGGGCGCGTGGGTCCGCCTGACCGACCCGGATCCGGTGAGCCCCGGAGCGGAGTGTCCCGACCGGGCGCTGGGCGTCAATTGCGCCATCCACACCTACGATGGGCTCGAGTACCTGCCTCCGCCCTTCGACCGGTTCCTCGCCATTGGCTGGGATGGCTGGCCTCAGACAGCGCTCAACCTCGACACCCGGCGCTGGGAGAACCACCCCGAGCTGCCACAGCTCGGGACGCGCACCGGCGCCAACTCCGCCTACGACCCCAACACCCGCGTCCTCTGGTACCACTCCGGCGCGGAGGCGGTGTCGGTCTGGGATCCCGCCACCGGCAGGTGGACCATCCGCGGCGAGCCGGATCAGCTCGGCTATTACAAGAACGCGGTCGTCGATCCCCGGCGCAAGCTGTACGTCGAGGTCGGTCAGGGCTCCACCGACACCTGGACCATCGACGCGCTGGGGAAGTTCGTTCCGAAGCGCACGCGGCTGGTGACCACGGGCGCGCGGGAGATTGAAGCGGTGGGAAATCCCGGCGTCGACTACGACCCGGTGACCGATCAGCTCGTGGCATGGAGCGGCGGCGGGGACATCTACACGCTGAACCTCGACACCCGCGTCTGGACGAAGCGTGCGGCGCTGGGCACGGTGGTGCCCGGACCGGCCAACCTGAACGGGACGTTCGGGCGGTTCCGCTACGTGCCGAGCCTGAATGTCTTCGTGGTGGTCAATACCGTCGACACCCAGGTCTTCGTCTACCGGCTCGATCCGCGACCTGCGCGCCTGTTGCGGCGCATCGACGTGACGGCGCCTGACGCGAAGGTCGAGGTGAACTCGACCGGCAAGCTGGGGGTGACGGCGGTGTTCCAGAACGGGACCTCGGTCGTCCCCACCTCGGGAATCACGTTCAGCTCGCTCGACCCGGAGGTAGCGACCCTGGATGAGGACGGCACCTTCCGGGCCATCAACCCGGGCCGGGCCCGGCTTCAGGCCAGCTACACCGACCCCCTCACCCGGCGCGGGCTGGTGGGCGCCCGGGTCATCGAAGTGGTGCCGATGACGGGCGACGTCGTGCTCGATGCGTTGACGATTCAGCCCTCGTCGACGCTCACGGTGGCTCGCGGCGGGACGGCGGGCCTCACGGCCGTCGGCGCCTACCACCGCGGCGCCGACCTCTTCACCCGCGACGTCACCTGCGAGGCCACCTGGAGCTCCGACGGCGCGTCGATCGCCACGGTGGCCGACGGCACGGTCAGGGGAGTGTCGGAGGGAACGACGACGCTCCACGCGAAGGTCGGGACGGTGGATGCCCAGGCGACTCTCGAGGTCATCCCGCGAGCGACCCAGGAGCTGATCGCGCTGAACTTCCAGCCTCCTGGCCCGCCGATGGTGACGGGCTGGGCGGTGGCCGACGACTCCGCCTTCAACGCGACCCGCGGCTGGGGCTGGCAGGACGCGGCCGGCCTCCAGACCCGAGGCGACCGCAAGGGCACCCAGGATGCGCGTCTCGCCAGCTTCGTGCTGACGACGCAGACCGGAGCCAGGTTCCGGCTCCAGGTTCCCGATGGCCGCTACCACGTGGCGGCGTCCGTGGGAGACAACAACTTCGGCGCGGGGCTCGCGAGCGTGGAGCTCGCGGGCTCGGGCATCGTCTACGGCGTCGGCACGGGGAACACAGCGGGGGGCAGCATCGTCGAAGCCACTGGCGGCAAGGGCCTCGTCTTCGACGTCGTGGGGCCCATCAACTGGCTCGCGGTGATGCGGGTCAACGGCATGGACTTCAACGAGGTGCTCGCCGCGGCGAAGACCTGGTAATCGCGCCATCGGGGCCGCTCAGAGTGAGGCGGCAATCCCGGGGGTGAGCCAACGCACGCGCGGGTCGCTTCCCAGGACCTCGCGCGCCTGGGCCTCGGTCGCCAGCGGCTCGAAGGTGCCGAAGTGCATGGGCACGATGACGGAGGGGCGGAAGTACTTGCGCACCGCGAGCGCCGCGGTCCTGGGGTCCATGCCGTAGCGGCCGCCGCCCACGTTGAGGAGGACGATGTCCGGGTGCAGCAGCTCCTGCACCAGCGCCATGTCGCCGAACAACCAGGTGTCACCCGTGTGGTAGAGCGAGCGCCCCCCGGGAAGCACCAGGACGTAGCCCAGGGGCCGCCCGTCGGGCTCGCACGAGTGCATGGCCGGCACCGCGTGGATCGTGACGTCGCCGATGCGCGTGGAGCCGCCGACGTTCACCGTGTGTTGCTGGGCCTCCGGCACCTTGAGCCAGCGCAGCGTCTCCCCCGTTCCGACGACGGGCGCCCCGCTCAGGCGCGCCAGGGTATGCACGTCCTGCGCGTGATCGCCGTGCGAGTGCGTGAGCAGGATGGCCGCTGGCGGCGTGCGAGCGAGGCGCGTCAGGTCCTTCCAGGCCTCGGGTGCACGCGGGTTCTCCTTCAGCCAGGGGTCGATGAGCAGGCGCGTGCCTCCGGGCGAGACGACCTCGAAGCCGGCGTGGCCGAGCCAGGTGACGCGGAACTCCTGGGGCGGCGGGTTCGGCGCGGCGCCGAACAGCGCCGCCATGAGGGACAGGGAGAGGAGCATGGTGCGGGGCCTCGCATGGCTCCGGCGGCGGGACCGACCCGACGGCGGGCTTCAGCGGCGAGAATGTGTCGCCCGCTCCGCGCCCTTCTTGGGCGAAGTTGACGTGCCGCGCACGGCGCGCGCGTAGGCCCCCGGGCTCGTGCCGACGATGCGCACGAAGTGCCGGTGCAACTGGCTCTGATCATAGAGCCCCACCTCCAGGGCCGCGCGTGCGGCGGGGACGCCCCGGGCGAGCAGCTCGCGCGCCCGCGAAACACGCAGGTGCGTGAGGTAGGCATGGGGCGTCAGTCCCAGCTCCTGACGGAAGGTGCGCAGCAGGTGGAAGCGGCCCAGGCCCGAAGCCACCGCGAGCGCCTCCAGGCTGACGCCTTCCACGACCGAAGCGTGCAGCAGGTCGCGCGCACGCAGCGCCGCGCGGCGTGCCCGGGGGACGGACTCCGCTGACGCGCGAGCGCTCAACAGCGCCGCGAGCATCTCCGCGAGCAGGCCTTGCAGCATGAGCGCGTCACTGCCTGGATCCCGCAGCGCCGCGTGCAGGGCCAGCGCCTCGGCGTGCCCGATGCCGCCGAAGAGCGCGGGCATGCGGGGCGGTGCGCGCAGCCCCAGCTCGCGTGCGGCGCCCTCCACCACCGGCGCCTCCAGGGTCATCGACTGGGCGGTCACTGGCGAATGCACACGCAGGTCGCGGTGCACCTCTCCCGGCTCCTTCAGCTTCAACACGCCCTCGGACTGCGTCCACGTCCGCCCGCGGTACCAGAAGTCGAAGGCGCCCGCGTAGACCACCGTGACGCCGTAGCGCGTGGAGACGCCGGACCACAGCCGCGTGTCACCCGCGACGCGGACCCCTTCCACGCCCGCGAGCCGCGAGGGCAGCACCACCAGGCCAGGAGCGTCGCGCCGCATCGTGACGCCAGTATGGAGCAAGTCCGGGCAACGCTCTGCCCGCAAATCCTCTCATGCGCTCCCTGGCACTAGAGGATTCTCGCTGCGAGCGCTCAGCATTCCTGCATCACTGCCGGACTCGCCGACTCATTCTATTTGAGTGGTCCGGCCCTGCGCATGGAATGAAATTGAACATGAACAGGACAGCCACTCAGACAGCCCCGCGGCACGGTCTCTCTGTCTGGATCAACACAAACCACAGCCCCACCCCACTCATGACCCAATCAAAACTCCTGATGGCGGCAGTCCTGGCGGTGTCCCTCTTCGCGGCGAGGCCCGCCTCGGCGCAGGTGCATATCAACACCATCACGGCACCCAACACCATCACGGATCCCCTCGCCCCCTTCACAATCACCTACACCCTCTTTGGAAGTTCATACATGGCCTCGGCCAATGTGAGCTTCTATCTTGCCACCACTTCGACGCAGTCCAGCGGACGTGTGCTGTTGGCCAGTTCCCAGATCTACCTTGGCTCTGGTAGCGGGCTTCATTACCCGCCGTCTGGACCGCAGACGCGCCAGTTCTACCCCGCCTCCTTCCAGGCCGCCGCGCGGTCCCAGTTCAATGCCATCATGGCGGCTTGCCAACCGCAGACCTGGTACATCCAGGCTGAAGTGGACTACACCAACACCCGCGGTGATGACACCCTGATTGGCACCTACAAACAGCCGGACTTCTATTTCACGGCCGGGACGCTGAGCCCTTCGACGATTCAACCGGGAGGCACCACCAGCTTCTCTTTTGATCTCTACACCCGGTGCCCGGCCGCATCCCCGTCGACGGTCGGCGTCTTCCTGGCGGATGCCAACCAGCAACCGCTGAGCTACATCGGCGGGATTTCCATCGGTGCTGGCGCGGGAACCTTCTCCCTGCCTCCCACGTCCATCACATTCTCGCCCTCCATTCCACCCGGTCCCTACAGCCTCGTGCTGATCGCGGATGTGAATGAAGGCATCGCGGAAAGCAATGAGGACAACAACGGGGGGGCTTTCGCCCTCGACATCGTTCCGTATGCAATGGCGGCCTTCGACAGGGATGAGAGTCCGCTGACGCTGGAGGTCCCCATTCCCACCGAAGCCGCTTCGATGCGGAATGCCCCCGGGGGCAACCTGGCGGACAACTACGTCCAGAAGTCCTGGGCAGACTGATTGAGCTGTGTGTCTTACCGGCGGGTTCAGCGCGGCGCGGGCGGCAGCCAGCCCGCGCCGCGCATCGCTTCAAGCGTTACATCGGCCAGTTGCTGATAGCCGGCGGGGCTCGGGTGGAAGCCGTCGGAGGAAAGCCACTCGGCGTGCCCGGCCAGCGAGCGTGAGGCGGGCAGCAGGTCCACCACCAGGACGCGAGGGCCGAAGGCGCGGGCCGTGGAGCTGATGGCTGCGTTCCACGCCTTGACCTGCTCGCGCAGCCTCACGCGCATCTCGGGTGAGGCACGCGGGCCGGCCAGGGTCGCCAGGTCCGGGACGTTGAGCAGCACCACCCGGGCCTCTGTCTCCTTCATCAGCCGCTCAAGCGTGGCCTGGAGGGATTTCTGGTAGCCAGGCAGTGGCACGGGACGCAGGGCGTCGTTCACCGACAGCCACATCGTCACGAGCGTGGGCTTGAACGCGATGGCGCGGGGCACCTCGACGTCCACCGCCTCCGAGAGCGTGATGCCGCTGCGGGCAAAGCGGTCATAGGCCGTGTTCCCGGGCAGCGCGGCGCGCAGGCGCGCGGTCCAGTTCTCGCTCGCGGGTGAACGGCTTCCGACGCCCACGGTGTCGGACGCACCCAGCGCGGCGTAGCGGATGGGCATGCCCAGGGGCTCGGAAGCGCGTGGCGCCTCCGTGGAGGTGGGCGGTTCTGGCGAGGGCTGGGCTTCGGCCAGCGAGGCCGTGCCTGGCCCGAACAGCGCGGCCAGGGGCAGCAGGAGGAGTTTGCGCATGGATGAGAGAGCGGGCCCTTTCGCGGAATGCGTCGGGGAGGAATGGGTAGCCGCGGCTCGAGGCCCGCGCAGCCACCGTGCATGCGCGGACGGTGGCCCGGACGTTCGTCTCGCGAGCAGGCGGCTCAGCGCCCGTGCACCCTGTGTGGCGTCGTCCCTCGCGCGGAGGCCATCGACGCCAGCAGCTCCGGCCCGGGCCAGGCGTTGCCCGGCCGTCCTTCCGCGAGGAAGTCCACCGCGGGCGACAGCACCTGCGGCGCGTAGAGGATGCGGAAGTGCCCCAGCCCTTCCGTTCGCGTGAGCTTCGCGCCCGGCCACGCGCGCGCCACCGCTTCGCCTGCTTCCAGCGGCACCTCACGGTCCCCCACGTCGTGGAAGATGCGCAGCGGCACGTCCAGCCGTGACACGAAGGCAGGCAGCGCGAGGTCCGCCAGCCGCATGTCGAAGCGTGCCTCGATTCGCGCCGCCATCCGCCGCCAGGTGTCCTCCGACAGGCCCACCGTGTCCGCGAAGTCCTGGATGCCCGCCAGCGGATCCGCGGGCGGGGAGATGAAGACCGCGCGCTCCACCTTCATCCCGTCCCTCAGCGCCACCGCCGTGGCCGCCGCGCCGAACGAGTGCGCCACCACCGCGTAGGGCCCGCCCGTCGCCTCGCCCACCGCCGCCACCATTCCCGCCAGCTCCGGCAGCGAGCTGGTGCGCCCGGAGGACGCCCCATGCCCCGGCGCGTCGTACGTCACCACTGAGAGCCCCGCGTCCACCAGCGGCTGCACGAAGGCCGTGAGCTGCCCGCCGTAGCCGCTCCACCCGTGCACCAGCAGGACCCGGGGGCCCTCGCCCCAGCTCCACACCGCCACGTCCTCGCCCTCCAGCTTCAACATCCGGGGCTGACCGCGCGCCAGCACCGCCTCCGCCGTCCGCGAGCGCCGCGGCCGCTGGGGCGTCAGGAACAGCCGCTCCGCCCACGCCGCCGCCAGCCCGGGGGACACCGCTCCCAGACTCCGCGCCGCCGCCCGCACACCCCACAGCGCCATCTTCGTCCGAACGTTCGTGCTATTTTCTACCATGATGAGGTCCTCCTCGAAGGACACGGCAACGACAAAGGTCAGGAAGTGGGGGCGCGAGCGGCGGTGACGAGCGCTTCGAAGGCCCGGTGGGCTCGCGCCTCGGCCTGGGGGTCGCGCATCAACCGCTTCGCGTGGTGGAAGCCCAGCATCACCGCGTACTGGTCATGGGCGAACTGCTCCACGTCCAGCTCCTTGCGGAAGTGCCCTTCCGCCACGGCGATGCGGGCGGCCTGGGCCAGGCAGTCCAGCCAGTCCCGCTGGCTCTGCACCAGCGTGTCCCGCGCGGGCCCGGGCGCGTCGTCCAGCTCCGCCGCGGCCGCCACGAAGATGCAGCCGCCCTCGAGCACCTTGTCCCGGTCCCACGTGAGCCAGCCGTCGAAGAGCGCCCGCACCCGGGGCTCACCGCGGGCCTTGCTCAGCGCCGGGCGGACGACGCGCTCGGTGAAGACGGCGGTGGCCGCCTCCAGGACCTGCACCTGGAGCTCCGTCTTGGACTTGAAGTGCGCGAACAGGCCGCTCTTGGAGAGGCTCAGCTCCTCGGCCAGCCCGCCGATGCTCAGCCCCTGCAGCCCCACCCGGCTGGCCAGCCGGACGGCCGTCTCCAAGATGGTCTGATGGGTGAGCTCGCCCTTGCGCATGACCCTTTCATAGAACGGTCGTGCTTTTTATGCAACCGGGAGGCGTCAGCTCCCCGCGCTTGCGTCCGCCACGTAGCCGGGCTCGGACGGTGCGTCGAAGAAGCGGGAGAGCTCGGCCTGGGCCTCGCGGGCCTGCGCCGCGCTGATGCGGCCTTCGCGCTCCAGCCTCCCGACGATGACACCCGCACGGTTGCGCAGGGATTCGGGGCGCTGGGCCGGCAGCCAGCGGCGCGGTGCGGGCAGCATCCCCGCGAGCATCGCTCCCTGCGCCACGGTGAGCGACCGCGCAGGGACGCCGAAGTGCTCGCGCGCCGCGGCTTCAATGCCGTAGACGCCCTCCCCCCACTCCACGACGTTCAGGTACAGCGCGAGGATGCGCTGCTTGGACAGGTGCGTCTCCAGCTGGCGGGCGATCAGCAGCTCCTTCCCCTTGCGCAGCAGGCTGCGGTCCGTGGAGAGGTAGAGGTTCTTCGCCAGCTGCTGCGTGAGGGTGGAGGCG comes from Corallococcus macrosporus and encodes:
- the mtgA gene encoding monofunctional biosynthetic peptidoglycan transglycosylase; amino-acid sequence: MASRPPPTRTSTVRTQKTKQLTTGSRRVVAKRSNSSSGWGRRWALGGWLLLALWLGVEFARLPDVGSLRTQNPRTTALMDQRAEEALDAGKKPRARQAWVSLNAVAPHAVDAVLISEDARFYRHEGVDWTEVENAFEQSVREARLGRGASTLTQQLAKNLYLSTDRSLLRKGKELLIARQLETHLSKQRILALYLNVVEWGEGVYGIEAAAREHFGVPARSLTVAQGAMLAGMLPAPRRWLPAQRPESLRNRAGVIVGRLEREGRISAAQAREAQAELSRFFDAPSEPGYVADASAGS